Proteins co-encoded in one Strix uralensis isolate ZFMK-TIS-50842 chromosome 2, bStrUra1, whole genome shotgun sequence genomic window:
- the NRIP1 gene encoding nuclear receptor-interacting protein 1 gives MTHGEELGSEMHQDSVVLTYLEGLLMHQAAGGSGTAVDKKSTGHSGEDQNFKISGNIFPNCQSNGPVLNTNTYQGSGMLHLKKARLLQSSEDWNAAKRRRLSDSIVDLDGKKEALLAGMVENVPKGKQDSTLLASLLQSFSSRLQSVALSQQIRQSLKEQGYSLSDDSLQVEKDLRCYGVASSHLKTLLKKSKAKDQKLDNSLPDITKNLPKERFIESPHAVQSGPKVINEPLSCAARLQAVASMVEKRSSPAASPKPSVACSQLALLLSSEAHLQQYSREHALKAQNANQIASERLAAMARLQESTQKDTGQFGLAKGMTSHLNGQTGSSTKTVSGKTNMTPYQSSVGIMHSPPKTLGYKSTLERSNLKTSPSNSLLLHLLKSQNTTKHVKRHEQSERASIFEDSSTPTTIDEYSDNNPSFTEDDSSDDESSHSNCLPIDLSFKQRTDKPDTGPPASLDNLTQSLLHNWDPKVSCPENKEDKDTPKASKLNPHQKVTLLQLLLGHKSEEKVDKSNDPQGPHSAADVAKFTVQTGKRTPVTDSPSANRMTPLSTPPLLASTKADSPINLSHQSLAIKRSSPPYACSIQPDRLMNTASKHLIDLSKSKEIQGAKLSRNDSPQNSSAFSASKLLQNLAQCGMQTSVSSEEQRASKQLLAGNTDKPVGLIDRLNSPLLTNKLSTHEENNKIFSCQPAPAEQGLPGSEIENLLERRTVLQLLLGTPNKGKSEKKERMLLRDESSPEQTDKALNEQILMVKIKTEPSEEANVPYNSNAQQVRECKGNKFQGFVHSLKRNTAASPASEELKSEPLSPQDFSFSKNGLLSRLLRQNQDSYPADELDRSHRNNELTHLESKSFCTVPKKRKLHAELLESPLKKMRSNVSDAANNHTSPTEALYGPLLNQQELKFSRSDAEFKYAVSHGSSNESENRSWSRDSKGFNVLKQLLLSENCERDLSQHRNNILTEGKKKGNKTSATINKPEFSISSVNALMGSPVQQNNCVDHRTFQYPVAVKSPASSPFPEHLGSTVSRLESDQFSMCPMPSEKGPIRWVITGMDKNDYEKDSPRLTKTNPILYYMLQKGGNSVSSQEAHDKEIWNEPSFTDSSTHVTIKEELTSDAELKTPFSNLRSPYNSHMGSKTSHQHGVNGEVHGLLEKVLTIKKEPE, from the coding sequence ATGACTCATGGAGAAGAGCTTGGCTCTGAGATGCACCAGGATTCTGTTGTTCTAACTTACCTAGAGGGATTACTAATGCATCAAGCAGCAGGAGGCTCAGGTACTGCAGTTGACAAAAAGTCTACTGGGCATAGTGGAGAGGATCAAAACTTTAAGATTTCTGGAAATATATTTCCCAACTGTCAAAGTAATGGTCCAGTTCTTAACACAAATACATATCAGGGATCTGGCATGCTGCACCTCAAAAAAGCAAGACTGTTGCAGTCTTCTGAAGATTGGAATGCGGCAAAGAGAAGGAGGTTGTCTGATTCCATTGTAGATTTAGATGGAAAAAAGGAAGCTTTGTTAGCTGGCATGGTTGAAAATGTGCCTAAAGGCAAACAGGATAGCACATTACTTGCCTCTCTGCTTCAGTCATTCAGCTCTAGGCTGCAAAGTGTTGCTCTGTCACAGCAGATTAGGCAGAGCCTTAAGGAGCAAGGGTATTCCCTTAGTGATGATTCTTTACAAGTGGAGAAAGATTTAAGGTGCTATGGTGTTGCATCCAGTCACCTGAAGACTCTACTgaagaagagcaaagcaaaagATCAGAAGCTGGACAACAGCCTGCCTGATATAACAAAGAACCTGCCCAAAGAGAGGTTTATAGAATCCCCTCATGCGGTACAGAGCGGACCTAAAGTGATAAATGAGCCACTGTCATGTGCTGCAAGATTACAAGCTGTTGCGAGCATGGTAGAGAAACGATCTAGTCCTGCTGCTTCACCGAAGCCCAGTGTAGCATGCAGCCAGCTAGCTTTACTCCTTTCAAGTGAAGCTCACTTGCAGCAGTACTCCAGGGAACATGCTTTAAAAGCACAAAATGCAAATCAAATAGCAAGTGAGAGACTTGCAGCTATGGCCAGATTACAAGAAAGCACTCAGAAAGATACTGGCCAATTCGGTTTAGCAAAAGGAATGACAAGCCATCTCAATGGTCAAACAGGATCATCAACCAAAACAGTGTCTGGCAAAACCAATATGACACCGTATCAGAGTTCAGTGGGAATCATGCATTCACCTCCCAAAACTCTGGGATACAAAAGTACTTTGGAAAGGAGTAACCTGAAAACCTCTCCCAGCAACAGTTTGCTCTTGCATCTGCTGAAAAGCCAGAATACCACCAAACATGTAAAAAGGCACGAACAGAGTGAGAGAGCCAGCATTTTTGAAGACAGCAGCACACCAACAACTATTGATGAGTATTCAGACAACAATCCTAGTTTTACAGAAGATGACAGCAGTGACGATGAAAGCTCTCATTCTAACTGTCTTCCTATAGACCTATCCTTTAAACAGAGGACAGATAAACCCGATACAGGTCCACCTGCATCACTGGATAACCTGACTCAATCCTTGCTTCATAACTGGGATCCAAAGGTTTCCTGTCCAGAGAACAAGGAAGACAAAGACACTCCGAAAGCTTCTAAGCTGAATCCCCATCAGAAAGTAACACTACTTCAGCTGTTACTTGGGCATAAGAGTGAAGAAAAAGTAGACAAGAGTAATGACCCTCAGGGACCACACAGTGCAGCTGATGTGGCAAAATTCACTGTACAGACTGGTAAAAGGACTCCTGTTACTGACAGTCCCAGTGCAAACCGAATGACTCCGTTAAGCACTCCACCTTTGTTGGCTTCTACAAAAGCAGACTCTCCTATAAATCTCTCGCACCAATCATTAGCCATCAAGCGTAGCTCACCACCGTATGCCTGCAGCATCCAGCCGGACAGACTGATGAATACCGCATCTAAGCATTTGATAGACCtttctaaaagcaaagaaattcaaggAGCCAAGCTGAGCAGGAACGATAGTCCCCAGAACTCCTCAGCATTCAGTGCCAGCAAACTGTTGCAGAATCTCGCTCAGTGCGGCATGCAGACTTCCGTGTCAAGTGAAGAACAAAGAGCTAGCAAACAGCTGCTAGCAGGGAACACAGATAAACCTGTTGGCTTGATTGATAGATTGAACAGCCCTCTACTTACGAATAAATTGAGTACGcatgaagaaaataacaaaatattcagTTGTCAGCCTGCACCCGCTGAACAAGGACTTCCAGGTTCGGAAATAGAAAATCTCCTTGAAAGGCGCACTGTCCTTCAGCTGCTTCTGGGAACTCCCAACAAAggtaaaagtgaaaagaaagaaaggatgcTTTTAAGAGATGAAAGTTCTCCAGAACAGACAGATAAGGCTTTGAATGAGCAAATATtgatggtgaaaataaaaacGGAACCATCTGAAGAAGCAAATGTTCCTTATAATTCAAATGCACAACAAGTAAGAGAGTGCAAGGGTAACAAATTTCAAGGATTTGTTCATTCACTGAAGAGAaacacagctgcttctccagcatCAGAGGAGTTGAAATCTGAGCCTCTTTCACCTCaagatttctctttttccaaAAATGGCCTGCTGAGTAGGTTGCTGAGACAGAATCAAGACAGTTACCCTGCAGATGAGCTGGACAGAAGTCACCGAAACAATGAGCTGACACACCTCGAATCAAAGAGTTTTTGCACAGTACCGAAGAAGAGGAAGCTTCATGCTGAGCTCTTGGAAAGTCCATTAAAAAAGATGAGAAGTAATGTGTCTGATGCTGCAAACAATCACACTTCTCCCACCGAGGCACTGTACGGCCCTTTGCTTAACCAGCAAGAACTGAAATTCAGCAGAAGTGATGCTGAATTTAAATATGCTGTAAGTCATGGTTCAAGTAATGAAAGTGAAAATAGGAGTTGGTCTAGAGATAGTAAAGGCTTTAATGTGTTGAAACAGCTGCTTCTCTCAGAAAACTGTGAGAGAGATCTGTCACAACATAGGAATAACATACTAACGGAGggcaagaaaaaaggaaacaaaaccagtgcAACAATTAATAAACCTGaattcagcatttcttcagtAAATGCATTAATGGGAAGCCCTGTGCAACAAAACAATTGTGTAGATCATAGAACATTTCAGTATCCTGTAGCAGTAAAAAGTCCTGCCAGTTCCCCATTCCCTGAACATTTGGGGAGTACAGTATCTAGACTAGAGTCCGACCAGTTTAGCATGTGTCCCATGCCCAGTGAAAAAGGGCCCATCAGATGGGTGATCACAGGTATGGACAAGAATGATTATGAAAAAGACTCTCCGAGACTGACCAAAACCAACCCAATATTGTACTACATGTTACAGAAAGGTGGCAACTCCGTTAGTAGCCAAGAAGCACATGACAAAGAAATTTGGAATGAACCTTCATTTACTGATAGTTCAACTCATGTTACAATCAAAGAGGAGTTGACATCTGATGCAGAGCTTAAAACTCCTTTTAGTAACTTAAGAAGCCCTTACAACAGCCATATGGGGAGTAAGACCTCTCACCAACATGGTGTGAATGGAGAAGTGCATGGACTTCTGGAAAAAGTGCTAACAATCAAAAAAGAGCCAGAATGA